The following is a genomic window from Aeromonas sp. FDAARGOS 1405.
TCTTCCCTTACACCGCCAAAGAGGTGGAGCAGGATGGCATTGCGCTGGACGATCCCGCTCAGGTGCTCTGGGCCGACTGGCCCAACAAGGAAGGGGTTGTATTCAACGAGTTGGGGCAGGTCGCTTGTAAGGTCTACAAGACCATGCCAGCCCGCAAGCTGTGGAATGTCATTATGACCTCCACCTATGACTATGCAGAGCCCGGCTTCATCCTGATCGACAAGGTCAACCAGATGAACAACAACTGGTTCTGTGAAGAGATCCGCGCGACCAACCCCTGTGGCGAGCAGCCGTTGCCGCCCTACGGTGCCTGTCTGCTGGGCTCGGTCAATCTGACCAAGTTTGTGCGCGACCCTTTTACTGAAAACGCGGCATTCGATTGGCAGGCGTTTCGCAAGGTGGTGGCCATCTTTACCCGCATGCTCGACAACGTGGTGGAGATCAACCAGCTGCCACTGGCTAAACAGCGCGAGGAGATCACAGCCAAGCGCCGGCATGGCATGGGTTTCCTGGGTCTTGGTTCGACCCTCACCATGCTGCAGATCAAGTACGGCTCTGCGGCATCCGTAGCCTTTACCGAGCAGGTATCCCAGGAGCTGGCGATGACCGGCTGGCAGGAGTCCCTGCGTCTTGCCAAGGAGAAGGGCCCAGCCCCCATCATGGAGCAGGAGTTTGAAGTGACCGGCAAGATGCTGCGTCTGCGCCCGGAAATGGCGGCTGATGGCATCAAGGTGGGCGACAAGGTGAAGGGCAAGGTGCTGCATGCGCGCTACAGCCGCTACATGCAGCAGGTTGCCGAAGTGGATCCTGCGCTGGTCGCCGAGCTGGCCGAAGTGGGTGGGCGTTTCACTCACCACAGCAGTATTGCGCCGACCGGCACCATCTCGCTGTCACTGGCCAACAACGCCAGCAACGGCATCGAGCCGAGTTTTGCCCACCACTACAGCCGCAACGTCATCAAGCCGGGCAAGAAGAGCAAGGAGAGCGTCGACGTCTACTCCTTCGAGCTGCTGGCCTACCGCGAGCTGGTGAATCCGGCCGCCATGCCCTATGCCGATGATGAGGCGAGCCGTCTGCCGGGCTATTTCATTACTGCCGACGACATCAGCCCGGCCCAGCACGTGGACATTCAGGCGGCGGCCCAGCGCTGGATTGACTCTTCCATCTCCAAGACTGCCAACGTGCCGACTGATTTCCCGTTCGAGAAGTTCAAGGACATCTACATGTATGCCTCGGACTCCGGTCTCAAGGGCTGCACCACCTTCCGTTTCAACCCGGAGGCCTTCCAGGGCGTGCTGGTGAAGGAGAAGGATCTGGAGAACACCCTGTACGATTTCACCCTGGAGGATGGCTCCGTCATCTCCGTCAAGGGGAACGAAGAGATTGAATACGATGGCGAGCTGCATACGGCCGCCAACCTCTACGACGCCTTGAAAGAAGGCTATTACGGTAAATTCTGAGAACGACATTATGGTCAAGAAGATCGACAAGAAAATCGTCGCCTACAAGGTGCGTACCAAGGATGAGCCGCAAGAAGATCTCTCTGCGCAGGATGACGTGGTGCATATGCACGAAACCGTGCTGCGCCCGGAGCGGCTGATGGGCACCACCTACAAGCTGAAGACGCCGGAGCATGTCTCCGAGCACTCGCTGTTCATCACCATCAACGACATTATTCTCAACGAAGGCACAGTGCACGAAACCCGCCGTCCGTTCGAGATCTTCATCAACTCCAAGAGTCTGGAACACTACCAGTGGATCGTGGCGTTGACCCGCATCATCTCGGCGGTATTCCGCAAGGGTGGGGATGTCACATTCCTGGTGGAGGAGCTGCGCTCGGTGTTTGATCCCAAGGGAGGTTACTGGAACAAGGGCAAGTATGTGCCGTCGCTGATCGCCGAAATTGGCAACGTGATCGAGAGCCATCTCACCGAGATCGGCATGCTCAAG
Proteins encoded in this region:
- a CDS encoding adenosylcobalamin-dependent ribonucleoside-diphosphate reductase; protein product: MAKSNPVLESELGSRLIPMQETSLEIWDSKYRLKSKDGTPIDSSIDETYQRVARALAEQELEPEAWYEPFLWALRNGAIPAGRITSNAGAFEHKPATSTINCTVSGTIEDSMDDILGKVHEAGLTLKAGCGIGYDFSTLRPRGAFVSGAGAYTSGPLSFMDIYDKMCFTVSSAGGRRGAQMGTMDIRHPDVIEFIQAKREDGRLRQFNLSLLITEDFVKAVKEDAPWSLIFPYTAKEVEQDGIALDDPAQVLWADWPNKEGVVFNELGQVACKVYKTMPARKLWNVIMTSTYDYAEPGFILIDKVNQMNNNWFCEEIRATNPCGEQPLPPYGACLLGSVNLTKFVRDPFTENAAFDWQAFRKVVAIFTRMLDNVVEINQLPLAKQREEITAKRRHGMGFLGLGSTLTMLQIKYGSAASVAFTEQVSQELAMTGWQESLRLAKEKGPAPIMEQEFEVTGKMLRLRPEMAADGIKVGDKVKGKVLHARYSRYMQQVAEVDPALVAELAEVGGRFTHHSSIAPTGTISLSLANNASNGIEPSFAHHYSRNVIKPGKKSKESVDVYSFELLAYRELVNPAAMPYADDEASRLPGYFITADDISPAQHVDIQAAAQRWIDSSISKTANVPTDFPFEKFKDIYMYASDSGLKGCTTFRFNPEAFQGVLVKEKDLENTLYDFTLEDGSVISVKGNEEIEYDGELHTAANLYDALKEGYYGKF
- a CDS encoding NrdJb, with product MVKKIDKKIVAYKVRTKDEPQEDLSAQDDVVHMHETVLRPERLMGTTYKLKTPEHVSEHSLFITINDIILNEGTVHETRRPFEIFINSKSLEHYQWIVALTRIISAVFRKGGDVTFLVEELRSVFDPKGGYWNKGKYVPSLIAEIGNVIESHLTEIGMLKAPGLDEHQQAFLAEKQAELKAAQEAEEQQASSGFPANAALCYKCHTKALVLKDGCMTCLNCGDSKCG